From the genome of Caretta caretta isolate rCarCar2 chromosome 27, rCarCar1.hap1, whole genome shotgun sequence, one region includes:
- the CBX1 gene encoding chromobox protein homolog 1 has translation MGKKQNKKKVEEVLEEEEEEYVVEKVLDRRVVKGKVEYLLKWKGFSDEDNTWEPEENLDCPDLIAEFLQSQKTAHESEKSEGSKRKAESDTEDRGEESKPKKKKEESEKPRGFARGFEPERIIGATDSSGELMFLMKWKNSDEADLVPAKEANIKCPQVVISFYEERLTWHSYPSEDDDKKEDKN, from the exons ATGGGAAAAAAGCAGAACAAGAAGAAAGTGGAGGAGGTcttagaggaagaagaggaggaatatGTGGTGGAGAAAGTCCTAGACCGGCGAGTGGTGAAAGGCAAAGTGGAGTATCTGCTGAAGTGGAAAGGCTTCTCAGA CGAGGATAACACGTGGGAGCCGGAGGAGAATCTCGACTGCCCCGACCTCATTGCAGAGTTTCTCCAGTCCCAGAAAACCGCACATGAGAGTGAGAAATCGGAGGGGAGCAAACGCAAAGCTGAATCTGACACAGAGGACAGAGGGGAGGAGAGCAAaccaaagaagaaaaaggaagag TCAGAGAAACCACGAGGCTTTGCCCGGGGGTTTGAACCTGAGCGGATTATCGGCGCCACAGATTCCAGCGGGGAGCTCATGTTCCTGATGAAATG GAAGAACTCTGATGAGGCTGACCTGGTCCCCGCAAAGGAAGCTAACATCAAGTGCCCCCAAGTGGTCATCTCGttctatgaggagagattgacaTGGCACTCTTACCCCTCGGAAGACGACGACAAGAAAGAGGACAAGAACTAA
- the NFE2L1 gene encoding endoplasmic reticulum membrane sensor NFE2L1: MLSLKKYFTEGLIQFTILLSLIGVRVDVDTYLNSQLPPLREIILGQSSAYTQTQFHNLRNTLDGYGIHPKSVDLDYYFTARRLLNQVRALDRFQVPTTEVNAWLVHRDPEGSVSSAQPSPAIILENSSGLQDGTNPDNGVRESGPEQGFGEELEDLGAVASPGNGDLTKEDIDLIDILWRQDIDLGAGREIFDYSHRQKESEVDKELSDGREHADSWRSGGNETLDRNLLVDGETGESFPAQVPGVADQTALSLEECLRLLEATFPFGENSEFPAADATHLNEAVPSESESSVIQSGLLSPLLTETESPFDLEQQWQDLMSIMEMQAMEVNNTTAEILYNGTNGDLLTANYSLAPNTPINQNVSLHQASLGSCTQDLSSLFSSEIESPSMASSSALLQLAPDNSTGLNTTFGSTNLSGIFFPPQVNSTVNETTGPELPDPLGGLLDEAMLDEISLMDLAIEEGFNPVQASQLEEEFDSDSGLSLDSSHSPASFSSSEASSSSSSSSSSSSSSSSFSEEGAVGYSSDSENVDFEETEGAVGYQPEYSKFCRMSYQDPSELRYLPYLEHVGHNHTYNMAPESKEKQSDFLDKQMSRDEHRARAMKIPFTNDKIINLPVEEFNELLSKYQLSEAQLSLIRDIRRRGKNKMAAQNCRKRKLDTILNLERDVGDLQRDKSKLLREKVEFLKSIRQMKQKVQNLYQEVFGRLRDENGQPYSPNQYSLQYASDGSVLLIPRALADQQARRKERKQKDRRK, from the exons ATGCTTTCTCTGAAGAAATATTTCACTGAAGGACTCATCCAATTCACCATTCTACTCAGCTTGATAGGTGTTCGTGTGGACGTGGATACCTACCTGAACTCGCAGCTTCCCCCTCTGAGGGAAATCATTCTGGGCCAGAGCTCTGCTTACACCCAGACCCAGTTCCACAACCTGCGGAACACCTTGGACGGATATGGCATCCATCCAAAAAGTGTAGACCTGGACTATTATTTCACAGCACGCAGGCTTCTCAACCAGGTGAGGGCCCTGGACAGGTTTCAGGTGCCCACCACTGAAGTAAATGCCTGGTTGGTGCACAGAGACCCTGAAGGTTCTGTGTccagtgcccagcccagcccagccatcaTCCTAGAGAATAGCAGTGGCCTGCAAGATGGGACCAATCCTGACAATGGCGTGAGGGAGAGTGGACCTGAGCAAGGATTTGGTGAAGAATTGGAAGACCTTGGAGCAGTGGCTTCTCCAGGGAATGGAGACTTGACCAAAGAG GACATCGATTTGATTGACATCCTGTGGAGACAGGATATTGATCTCGGCGCTGGGCGAGAGATTTTTGACTACAGCCATCGCCAGAAGGAGAGCGAAGTGGACAAAGAACTGAGTGATGGGAGGGAGCACGCGGACAGCTGGAGGAGCGGAGGGAACGAGACCTTGGATAGAAACCTGCTAGTTGATGGAGAGACGGGGGAGAGTTTCCCTGCACAG GTGCCTGGCGTGGCGGATCAGACGGCCCTGTCGCTGGAGGAGTGCCTTAGGTTGCTGGAAGCCACCTTCCCCTTTGGGGAGAACTCTGAG TTTCCAGCTGCGGATGCCACCCACCTAAACGAAGCTGTGCCTAGTGAAAGTGAGTCCTCTGTTATCCAGAGCGGCCTCCTGTCTCCTCTTCTGACGGAGACAGAGTCCCCATTCGATCTGGAGCAGCAGTGGCAGGACCTTATGTCTATAATGGAAATGCAG GCTATGGAAGTGAACAACACAACTGCTGAAATCCTGTATAATGGCACAAATGGAGACCTGCTGACTGCTAACTACAGTCTAGCTCCAAACACTCCCATCAATCAGAATGTCAGCCTGCATCAGGCATCTCTGGGTAGCTGCACACAGGACCTCTCCTCCCTCTTCAGCTCAGAGATTGAGAGCCCCTCCATGGCTAgcagctcagccctgctccagctggCTCCTGACAACTCCACGGGCCTCAACACCACCTTTGGATCTACCAACTTGAGTGGCATCTTCTTCCCTCCGCAGGTGAATAGCACAGTCAATGAGACAACTGGCCCTGAACTACCAGATCCATTAGGGGGTCTTCTAGATGAAGCCATGCTTGATGAGATCAGTTTGATGGACTTGGCTATTGAAGAAGGTTTCAACCCAGTGCAAGCCTCTCAGCTGGAAGAAGAGTTTGATTCTGACTCAGGGCTTTCTTTGGACTCTAGCCATAGTCCTGCTTCTTTCAGTAGCTCAGaagcctcctcttcttcctcctcctcctcctcctcctcttcttcttcttcctctttttctgaGGAAGGAGCTGTAGGCTACAGCTCAGACTCTGAAAATGTGGACTTCGAAGAAACGGAAGGGGCAGTTGGATACCAACCGGAGTACAGCAAGTTCTGCCGCATGAGCTATCAAGACCCATCCGAGCTACGCTACTTGCCTTACTTGGAGCATGTTGGTCACAACCACACTTACAACATGGCACCTGAGAGCAAGGAGAAGCAATCTGACTTCCTGGATAAGCAGATGAGCCGGGACGAGCACCGAGCTAGAGCCATGAAGATCCCTTTCACCAATGACAAGATTATAAACCTGCCAGTGGAGGAGTTCAATGAACTTCTCTCCAAGTACCAGCTCAGTGAGGCACAGCTGAGCTTGATCCGGGATATCAGGCGGAGGGGCAAGAATAAGATGGCTGCCCAAAATTGCCGAAAGAGGAAACTGGACACCATCCTGAACTTAGAACGGGATGTGGGAGACTTGCAGAGGGACAAGTCCAAACTGCTCAGGGAGAAGGTGGAATTTCTCAAGTCCATTCGCCAGATGAAACAGAAGGTGCAAAACCTGTACCAGGAAGTGTTTGGACGCCTGCGTGATGAGAATGGCCAGCCCTACTCTCCAAATCAATACTCCCTGCAGTATGCCAGCGATGGCAGTGTTCTCTTGATACCTCGCGCCTTGGCAGACCAACAGGCCAGGCGGAAGGAGAGGAAACAGAAAGACAGGAGGAAGTGA